From one Anabas testudineus chromosome 18, fAnaTes1.2, whole genome shotgun sequence genomic stretch:
- the shroom4 gene encoding protein Shroom4 isoform X1: METVEQLVSFHHIQVQLSGGAPWGFTLKGGLEHGEPLIITKIEDGGKAAQCKKLKVGDELININGSALYGSRQEALILIKGSYRILKLTVRRRTVPLVRPHSWHLAKLSELPLPPPPPPPSPPLPCLASADSPPFPPPPPPSAMQLHPSPYTLPWHTTDNSDLSMQWGQLSRPYSATDRSSSLGSMESLDTPTPVTQPYSDSHNSPVDPTLFNNKRDSAYSSFSASSNTSDYATVPLRPGESCSMDNLLQSLGPACRDYPGGEASTIGSSSGEALDEAQAIIHKSRSLTRPRPKPVEVKERPSSCCYEKEQRAGDFETVRNGEAGSERKLNPPQPPTRKDSFRATRGRSNVANKRCSSAPVGIFSVSSYCSENKSSVNVESGIHNGFPPPKDGDKTGNFKGDTLDSHYIQRQPKDIRHITYDTNTNTDHISETTPDHFSDTVTASLVPINSCHPGSISAEASMEVLGQSHIHSKIKQSCTSLHRHSAPEKLLATQMQLLQFDDKSTSLESYDPLNPPRPSLSSCSSQHSHLSLQPTSQDLFHASSNKWGGSRCSTPGSVFLEGDGDDGHLNERPEAIGVNGGSLSPVHQHHPWGRSVSVPGDPSASSSQETSISDHILEREFEPLSSAASMDTLLEEQRSVDGGSSGDKKEENVDGETSLKKSNASRNHRRNRRRSERFATNLRNEIQRKKAQLQRSRGPGGLLCSGETVQEEEGPDLHEEEADPDLPAQERHTKVAVASPACAQDVRTTAPVEKISGTPNESNHSVVQIQAQSTTYTQNNIPSRSVQILDPGMPSFGVGIRVVEEPAPAGKARRWRWTPEHKLQPEPEPDRKCGAVGEKALGVTGSRHGVCAFTSASTSSYSRSSSGSRREESDILPFADRMKFFEQTSRGISGSNIYSQSNQRQNNPPNHPEQGGELGLYPTQRRYSYQGGLQQESSLCSNTMEARRQSVSTSRERQKEKERDQAREREEWEERLRDRERQQEKERQERELEMERAKLREIQREREREEQVRLWEREREHELEREKEMEMARENERLQNEREKELEREREKEREEDTQLISHQEFYNNSATNERHQDFQHIDHFQHFQPKLQVFSHSQAHNQVPRSAFHPVSMTSRPPENQQPLHQGYTVRSYTPTETYHARQQDTTKLNRKYSLTERDYPSWRQEYRPPQSISQYQHHPHQVQQGHRQLDGSSNDHNGYAFAPPPAPLAQRGRAMSENDLRFDSSHRWSPSVSVATSQTLSEVEESAGGARAGERASAARQNKKRMPPPPRPPPPKWEQFHRRRASHHTLFFTSPPSSSADASHPTAPPQQHYMTHSSSYFPSPELSRQRSYSLPPERQEVLEGCPRCSCNQTQNQERTFVHDLPAQNQTQLQERHPLSHGPSSQNQPRMQDHHLFSHSNANQAQFQEHPFTVAPPSPMLSRRAFRPVTPPQREDERNLRDTYVDQQERAEVSFPPPPPPPAESSVNSLSDIDVSCSLNQSRITERHHKQQHIVRPGVEWEGAPSLVAHSDTSLPHAAENGDVGGVLPPESYFAIEQQPPLSMNRGFQSVEQQTIQEPGTESETTLSPSSAHSLEADLDIPMETDIDDFQEEELPVEDEPITSELPCFALPVTVLETDIDTLPDSEASASGRTRADSSSVEEELEAREELFPQSSEGESSTESWRGAYQAMESNTDSLDRRSGASSSCSSYYSTSAAKAQLLSQMKDIADNREKDKDDELTYKKQLMESLRKKLGVLREAQRGLQEDIRANAQLGEEVESMVVSVCKPNEVDKFRMFIGDLDKVVSLLLSLSGRLLRVEATLDTLDPETEHDERLPLQEKKRQLMRQLSEAQDLKDHVDRREQAVSRVLARCLSPEQHRDYSHFVKMKAALLVEQRQLEDKIRLGEEQLRGLRESLGLGLGMGIGMSMGYGQF, from the exons ACGCACCGTTCCTCTCGTCAGGCCTCACTCCTGGCACCTGGCAAAGCTATCGGAGCtgcccctccctcctcctcccccacctccatctcctcctctgccctgtCTGGCGTCCGCAGACTCCCCTCCtttcccccctcctccacctccgtCTGCCATGCAGCTCCACCCCAGCCCCTACACCCTACCCTGGCACACTACTGACAACAG cGACTTGTCCATGCAGTGGGGGCAGCTGTCCAGACCTTACTCCGCCACTGACCGAAGCAGTTCCCTTGGCTCCATGGAGAGCTTGGACACACCGACACCCGTCACACAGCCATACTCCGACTCCCATAATTCACCTGTCGACCCCACCCTCTTCAACAACAAAAGAGACTCTGCATACAGCTCTTTCTCTGCCAGCTCAAACACATCCGACTACGCAACAGTGCCACTAAGGCCCGGTGAGTCCTGCTCCATGGATAACCTCCTGCAGAGCCTGGGGCCAGCTTGTCGAGACTACCCTGGAGGTGAAGCCTCAACCATAGGGAGTTCATCAGGCGAGGCCCTGGATGAGGCACAGGCCATTATACACAAGTCCAGGTCACTGACCAGGCCGAGACCAAAGCCTGTTGAGGTAAAAGAGAGGCCTTCCTCCTGCTGTTATGAAAAGGAGCAGAGGGCGGGAGACTTTGAGACTGTAAGAAATGGAGAAGCAGGATCAGAGAGGAAGTTGAACCCTCCTCAGCCTCCAACCAGGAAGGATAGTTTTAGGGCAACTCGGGGTCGCTCTAATGTTGCAAACAAACGTTGCTCTTCTGCTCCTGTTGgaattttcagtgtttcttctTACTGCAGCGAAAACAAGTCATCTGTGAATGTTGAATCAGGAATTCACAATGGCTTCCCTCCACCAAAAGATGGTGACAAAACTGGGAATTTCAAAGGTGATACCTTAGACTCGCACTATATCCAAAGACAGCCTAAAGATATTAGACACATCACATATGACACTAATACTAATACAGACCACATTTCAGAGACCACCCCCGATCATTTCTCTGACACAGTGACAGCCTCCCTAGTCCCCATCAACTCCTGTCATCCTGGCTCCATATCTGCAGAAGCCTCCATGGAAGTTCTAGGGCAGTCTCATATACACTCCAAGATCAAGCAATCCTGTACATCACTACACCGGCACAGTGCTCCTGAGAAACTGCTTGCTACACAAATGCAGTTATTACAGTTTGATGATAAAAGCACTTCATTGGAGTCTTATGATCCATTAAACCCACCTCGTCCCTCCTTGTCCTCTTGTAGCAGCCAGCATTCCCATTTGTCTCTCCAGCCAACTTCTCAGGACCTCTTCCATGCGTCATCAAATAAATGGGGAGGGAGCCGTTGCTCAACCCCGGGATCTGTGTTCTTGGAAGGAGATGGTGATGATGGACATTTGAATGAGAGGCCCGAAGCAATAGGTGTAAATGGTGGGTCCCTCTCCCCAGTTCACCAACACCACCCCTGGGGTCGTTCTGTGAGTGTACCAGGTGACCCCAGTGCATCATCGAGCCAGGAAACGTCGATCTCTGACCATATACTTGAGAGAGAATTTGAGCCTCTCAGTTCAGCTGCCAGTATGGACACGTTACTAGAGGAGCAGAGATCAGTGGACGGAGGAAGTAGTGGAGACAAAAAAGAGGAGAATGTAGATGGAGAGACATCACTGAAGAAGTCAAATGCATCGAGAAACCACAGACGGAACCGTCGTCGCAGTGAACGGTTTGCTACCAACCTCCGCAATGAGATCCAGAGGAAAAAGGCCCAGCTCCAGAGGAGCCGGGGCCCAGGGGGTTTGCTCTGTAGTGGGGAAACTgtccaggaggaggagggtccAGACCTCCATGAGGAGGAAGCAGATCCAGATCTGCCTGCCCAAGAAAGGCATACCAAAGTTGCAGTTGCCTCGCCTGCCTGTGCCCAAGATGTCAGGACCACAGCACCTGTTGAGAAAATAAGTGGCACTCCAAATGAATCAAACCATAGTGTTGTGCAGATTCAGGCTCAGTCAACAACCTACACTCAAAACAACATCCCATCCAGGTCTGTTCAGATTCTGGACCCAGGTATGCCCAGTTTTGGTGTTGGCATTCGAGTGGTGGAGGAGCCAGCCCCTGCTGGCAAAGCCCGCCGCTGGCGTTGGACTCCTGAGCATAAACTTCAACCAGAACCTGAACCAGACAGAAAATGTGGAGCTGTGGGTGAGAAGGCGTTAGGTGTGACAGGGTCACGACATGGGGTTTGTGCCTTCACGTCCGCATCCACCTCGTCCTACAGTCGCTCCTCTTCAGGTTCTCGCAGGGAGGAGTCTGATATCCTTCCATTTGCAGATAGAATGAAGTTTTTTGAGCAGACAAGCAGGGGCATATCTGGGTCAAATATCTACAGTCAgtcaaatcaaagacaaaataaccCCCCTAACCATCCTGAACAGGGAGGAGAACTTGGTCTGTATCCAACCCAGAGGAGGTACTCCTACCAGGGGGGACTTCAGCAGGAGAGCTCCCTGTGTTCAAACACTATGGAGGCCAGGAGGCAGTCTGTGAGTACCAGCAGggaaaggcagaaagagaaggagcgGGATCAAgcgagggagagggaggagtgggAAGAACGGTTGAGAGATAGGGAGAGGcaacaggagaaagaaagacaggagagagaatTAGAAATGGAGAGGGCAAAGCTAAGGGAGATTCAGCGGGAGAGGGAACGAGAGGAGCAGGTGAGACtgtgggaaagagagagggagcatgagttggagagagaaaaggagatggagatggccagagagaatgaaagactccaaaatgaaagagagaaagagcttGAGAGAGAACGAGAAAAGGAGAGGGAAGAAGATACTCAGCTCATCTCACATCAGGAGTTTTACAACAATTCGGCCACCAACGAGAGGCATCAAGACTTCCAACACATCGACCATTTTCAGCACTTCCAGCCTAAGCTTCAGGTGTTCTCCCATAGCCAAGCCCACAATCAAGTCCCACGATCAGCTTTTCATCCAGTTAGCATGACCTCTCGCCCTCCAGAGAACCAGCAACCTCTGCACCAGGGATACACAGTGAGGAGCTACACACCTACAGAG ACATATCACGCCCGGCAACAGGACACAACCAAGCTCAACAGGAAGTACAGCCTGACTGAGAG GGACTACCCAAGCTGGAGGCAGGAGTACAGACCACCACAGAGTATTAGTCAGTACCAACACCACCCCCACCAGGTTCAACAGGGCCACAGACAACTCGATGGCAGCAGCAACGACCACAATGGATACGCCTttgctcctcctccagctcctcttgCACAACGAGGACGAGCCATGTCTGAAAATGACCTGCGCTTCGACAGCAGCCACCGCTGGTCGCCATCAGTTTCAGTGGCGACCAGCCAGACATTGAGCGAGGTGGAGGAAAGTGCAGGTGGTGCCAGGGCTGGAGAACGGGCAAGCGCTGCCAGGCAAAACAAGAAGAGGATGCCGCCTCCGCCGCGGCCACCTCCTCCAAAGTGGGAACAATTCCACCGCAGGCGGGCATCTCACCACACCTTGTTCTtcacctctcctccttcttcttctgctgatgCTTCACATCCCACCGCACCCCCGCAGCAACACTATATGACTCACTCATCCTCATACTTCCCATCACCTGAACTATCCAGGCAGAGGTCCTACAGTCTTCCACCAGAGAGGCAGGAAGTGTTGGAGGGTTGTCCTCGCTGCAGCTGCAACCAAACCCAAAACCAGGAACGCACATTTGTCCACGACCTACCAGCTCAGAATCAAACACAGCTCCAGGAGCGTCACCCATTGTCCCATGGTCCGTCCAGTCAGAACCAACCTCGAATGCAGGATCACCACCTGTTTTCCCACTCTAATGCAAATCAGGCACAATTTCAGGAACATCCCTTTACTGTTGCTCCACCCAGCCCAATGCTCTCCAGAAGGGCCTTCAGACCAGTGACTCCACCCCAGAGAGAGGACGAAAGAAACCTGAGGGACACGTATGTTGACCagcaggagagagcagaggtttcatttccacctcctccaccaccaccagcagagagcagtgtGAACAG TTTATCTGATATTGACGTCAGCTGCAGCCTCAACCAGTCCAGAATAACAGAAAGACATcacaaacaacagcacattGTTAGACCTGGAGTAGAGTGGGAGGGAGCTCCAAGTCTCGTAGCCCATAGCGACACAAGTCTTCCTCATGCTGCAGAAAATGGAGATGTTGGTGGAGTTTTACCTCCTGAATCCTACTTTGCCATAGAGCAGCAGCCACCACTCAGTATGAACAGAGGCTTCCAGAGTGTTGAGCAGCAGACGATTCAAGAACCAGGAACAGAATCTGAGACCACCCTCAGCCCAAGTTCTGCGCACAGCCTGGAGGCAGACCTGGACATCCCCATGGAAACAGACATCGATGATTTCCAGGAGGAAGAGCTTCCCGTGGAGGATGAACCGATCACCAGCGAGCTCCCGTGCTTCGCGCTGCCAGTTACGGTCCTGGAGACAGACATCGACACCTTACCGGATTCTGAGGCATCGGCATCAGGCAGGACGAGGGCGGACAGCAGCTCAGTGGAGGAGGAGTTGGAGGCCAGGGAGGAGCTCTTCCCCCAGAGTAGTGAGGGAGAGTCGAGCACGGAGAGCTGGAGAGGAGCCTACCAAGCCATGGAGTCCAACACCGACAGCTTGGATAG GCGGTCCGGCGCGAGCTCCAGCTGTTCGTCCTATTACAGCACGTCGGCAGCGAAGGCTCAGCTTCTGTCACAGATGAAGGACATTGCTGATAACAGAGAGAAGGACAAGGACGACGAGCTGACTTACAAG AAACAGCTGATGGAGAGCCTCCGCAAGAAGCTGGGAGTGCTGAGAGAGGCTCAGAGGGGGCTGCAGGAGGACATCAGAGCCAATGCACAGCTGGGAGAGGAG GTGGAGAGCATGGTGGTGTCGGTGTGTAAGCCCAACGAGGTTGACAAGTTCCGCATGTTCATCGGCGATCTGGATAAGGTGGTTAGCCTGCTGTTGTCGCTGTCTGGGAGGCTGCTGAGAGTGGAGGCCACGCTGGATACACTGGACCCTGAGACTGAGCACGATGAGAGG CTCCCTCTGCAGGAGAAGAAGCGTCAGCTCATGAGGCAGCTGTCCGAAGCTCAGGACCTGAAGGATCACGTTGACCGCAGAGAGCAGGCAGTGAGCCGTGTGCTGGCCCGCTGCCTCTCGCCTGAACAGCACAGAGACTACAG CCACTTTGTGAAGATGAAGGCCGCCCTGCTGGTGGAGCAGAGGCAGCTGGAGGACAAGATCCGGCTGGGAGAAGAGCAGCTGAGGGGGCTGAGAGAGAGTCTGGGGCTGGGACTGGGAATGGGTATAGGAATGTCGATGGGATACggacaattttaa
- the shroom4 gene encoding protein Shroom2 isoform X2, with protein METVEQLVSFHHIQVQLSGGAPWGFTLKEGWSTASRSSSLKRTVPLVRPHSWHLAKLSELPLPPPPPPPSPPLPCLASADSPPFPPPPPPSAMQLHPSPYTLPWHTTDNSDLSMQWGQLSRPYSATDRSSSLGSMESLDTPTPVTQPYSDSHNSPVDPTLFNNKRDSAYSSFSASSNTSDYATVPLRPGESCSMDNLLQSLGPACRDYPGGEASTIGSSSGEALDEAQAIIHKSRSLTRPRPKPVEVKERPSSCCYEKEQRAGDFETVRNGEAGSERKLNPPQPPTRKDSFRATRGRSNVANKRCSSAPVGIFSVSSYCSENKSSVNVESGIHNGFPPPKDGDKTGNFKGDTLDSHYIQRQPKDIRHITYDTNTNTDHISETTPDHFSDTVTASLVPINSCHPGSISAEASMEVLGQSHIHSKIKQSCTSLHRHSAPEKLLATQMQLLQFDDKSTSLESYDPLNPPRPSLSSCSSQHSHLSLQPTSQDLFHASSNKWGGSRCSTPGSVFLEGDGDDGHLNERPEAIGVNGGSLSPVHQHHPWGRSVSVPGDPSASSSQETSISDHILEREFEPLSSAASMDTLLEEQRSVDGGSSGDKKEENVDGETSLKKSNASRNHRRNRRRSERFATNLRNEIQRKKAQLQRSRGPGGLLCSGETVQEEEGPDLHEEEADPDLPAQERHTKVAVASPACAQDVRTTAPVEKISGTPNESNHSVVQIQAQSTTYTQNNIPSRSVQILDPGMPSFGVGIRVVEEPAPAGKARRWRWTPEHKLQPEPEPDRKCGAVGEKALGVTGSRHGVCAFTSASTSSYSRSSSGSRREESDILPFADRMKFFEQTSRGISGSNIYSQSNQRQNNPPNHPEQGGELGLYPTQRRYSYQGGLQQESSLCSNTMEARRQSVSTSRERQKEKERDQAREREEWEERLRDRERQQEKERQERELEMERAKLREIQREREREEQVRLWEREREHELEREKEMEMARENERLQNEREKELEREREKEREEDTQLISHQEFYNNSATNERHQDFQHIDHFQHFQPKLQVFSHSQAHNQVPRSAFHPVSMTSRPPENQQPLHQGYTVRSYTPTETYHARQQDTTKLNRKYSLTERDYPSWRQEYRPPQSISQYQHHPHQVQQGHRQLDGSSNDHNGYAFAPPPAPLAQRGRAMSENDLRFDSSHRWSPSVSVATSQTLSEVEESAGGARAGERASAARQNKKRMPPPPRPPPPKWEQFHRRRASHHTLFFTSPPSSSADASHPTAPPQQHYMTHSSSYFPSPELSRQRSYSLPPERQEVLEGCPRCSCNQTQNQERTFVHDLPAQNQTQLQERHPLSHGPSSQNQPRMQDHHLFSHSNANQAQFQEHPFTVAPPSPMLSRRAFRPVTPPQREDERNLRDTYVDQQERAEVSFPPPPPPPAESSVNSLSDIDVSCSLNQSRITERHHKQQHIVRPGVEWEGAPSLVAHSDTSLPHAAENGDVGGVLPPESYFAIEQQPPLSMNRGFQSVEQQTIQEPGTESETTLSPSSAHSLEADLDIPMETDIDDFQEEELPVEDEPITSELPCFALPVTVLETDIDTLPDSEASASGRTRADSSSVEEELEAREELFPQSSEGESSTESWRGAYQAMESNTDSLDRRSGASSSCSSYYSTSAAKAQLLSQMKDIADNREKDKDDELTYKKQLMESLRKKLGVLREAQRGLQEDIRANAQLGEEVESMVVSVCKPNEVDKFRMFIGDLDKVVSLLLSLSGRLLRVEATLDTLDPETEHDERLPLQEKKRQLMRQLSEAQDLKDHVDRREQAVSRVLARCLSPEQHRDYSHFVKMKAALLVEQRQLEDKIRLGEEQLRGLRESLGLGLGMGIGMSMGYGQF; from the exons ACGCACCGTTCCTCTCGTCAGGCCTCACTCCTGGCACCTGGCAAAGCTATCGGAGCtgcccctccctcctcctcccccacctccatctcctcctctgccctgtCTGGCGTCCGCAGACTCCCCTCCtttcccccctcctccacctccgtCTGCCATGCAGCTCCACCCCAGCCCCTACACCCTACCCTGGCACACTACTGACAACAG cGACTTGTCCATGCAGTGGGGGCAGCTGTCCAGACCTTACTCCGCCACTGACCGAAGCAGTTCCCTTGGCTCCATGGAGAGCTTGGACACACCGACACCCGTCACACAGCCATACTCCGACTCCCATAATTCACCTGTCGACCCCACCCTCTTCAACAACAAAAGAGACTCTGCATACAGCTCTTTCTCTGCCAGCTCAAACACATCCGACTACGCAACAGTGCCACTAAGGCCCGGTGAGTCCTGCTCCATGGATAACCTCCTGCAGAGCCTGGGGCCAGCTTGTCGAGACTACCCTGGAGGTGAAGCCTCAACCATAGGGAGTTCATCAGGCGAGGCCCTGGATGAGGCACAGGCCATTATACACAAGTCCAGGTCACTGACCAGGCCGAGACCAAAGCCTGTTGAGGTAAAAGAGAGGCCTTCCTCCTGCTGTTATGAAAAGGAGCAGAGGGCGGGAGACTTTGAGACTGTAAGAAATGGAGAAGCAGGATCAGAGAGGAAGTTGAACCCTCCTCAGCCTCCAACCAGGAAGGATAGTTTTAGGGCAACTCGGGGTCGCTCTAATGTTGCAAACAAACGTTGCTCTTCTGCTCCTGTTGgaattttcagtgtttcttctTACTGCAGCGAAAACAAGTCATCTGTGAATGTTGAATCAGGAATTCACAATGGCTTCCCTCCACCAAAAGATGGTGACAAAACTGGGAATTTCAAAGGTGATACCTTAGACTCGCACTATATCCAAAGACAGCCTAAAGATATTAGACACATCACATATGACACTAATACTAATACAGACCACATTTCAGAGACCACCCCCGATCATTTCTCTGACACAGTGACAGCCTCCCTAGTCCCCATCAACTCCTGTCATCCTGGCTCCATATCTGCAGAAGCCTCCATGGAAGTTCTAGGGCAGTCTCATATACACTCCAAGATCAAGCAATCCTGTACATCACTACACCGGCACAGTGCTCCTGAGAAACTGCTTGCTACACAAATGCAGTTATTACAGTTTGATGATAAAAGCACTTCATTGGAGTCTTATGATCCATTAAACCCACCTCGTCCCTCCTTGTCCTCTTGTAGCAGCCAGCATTCCCATTTGTCTCTCCAGCCAACTTCTCAGGACCTCTTCCATGCGTCATCAAATAAATGGGGAGGGAGCCGTTGCTCAACCCCGGGATCTGTGTTCTTGGAAGGAGATGGTGATGATGGACATTTGAATGAGAGGCCCGAAGCAATAGGTGTAAATGGTGGGTCCCTCTCCCCAGTTCACCAACACCACCCCTGGGGTCGTTCTGTGAGTGTACCAGGTGACCCCAGTGCATCATCGAGCCAGGAAACGTCGATCTCTGACCATATACTTGAGAGAGAATTTGAGCCTCTCAGTTCAGCTGCCAGTATGGACACGTTACTAGAGGAGCAGAGATCAGTGGACGGAGGAAGTAGTGGAGACAAAAAAGAGGAGAATGTAGATGGAGAGACATCACTGAAGAAGTCAAATGCATCGAGAAACCACAGACGGAACCGTCGTCGCAGTGAACGGTTTGCTACCAACCTCCGCAATGAGATCCAGAGGAAAAAGGCCCAGCTCCAGAGGAGCCGGGGCCCAGGGGGTTTGCTCTGTAGTGGGGAAACTgtccaggaggaggagggtccAGACCTCCATGAGGAGGAAGCAGATCCAGATCTGCCTGCCCAAGAAAGGCATACCAAAGTTGCAGTTGCCTCGCCTGCCTGTGCCCAAGATGTCAGGACCACAGCACCTGTTGAGAAAATAAGTGGCACTCCAAATGAATCAAACCATAGTGTTGTGCAGATTCAGGCTCAGTCAACAACCTACACTCAAAACAACATCCCATCCAGGTCTGTTCAGATTCTGGACCCAGGTATGCCCAGTTTTGGTGTTGGCATTCGAGTGGTGGAGGAGCCAGCCCCTGCTGGCAAAGCCCGCCGCTGGCGTTGGACTCCTGAGCATAAACTTCAACCAGAACCTGAACCAGACAGAAAATGTGGAGCTGTGGGTGAGAAGGCGTTAGGTGTGACAGGGTCACGACATGGGGTTTGTGCCTTCACGTCCGCATCCACCTCGTCCTACAGTCGCTCCTCTTCAGGTTCTCGCAGGGAGGAGTCTGATATCCTTCCATTTGCAGATAGAATGAAGTTTTTTGAGCAGACAAGCAGGGGCATATCTGGGTCAAATATCTACAGTCAgtcaaatcaaagacaaaataaccCCCCTAACCATCCTGAACAGGGAGGAGAACTTGGTCTGTATCCAACCCAGAGGAGGTACTCCTACCAGGGGGGACTTCAGCAGGAGAGCTCCCTGTGTTCAAACACTATGGAGGCCAGGAGGCAGTCTGTGAGTACCAGCAGggaaaggcagaaagagaaggagcgGGATCAAgcgagggagagggaggagtgggAAGAACGGTTGAGAGATAGGGAGAGGcaacaggagaaagaaagacaggagagagaatTAGAAATGGAGAGGGCAAAGCTAAGGGAGATTCAGCGGGAGAGGGAACGAGAGGAGCAGGTGAGACtgtgggaaagagagagggagcatgagttggagagagaaaaggagatggagatggccagagagaatgaaagactccaaaatgaaagagagaaagagcttGAGAGAGAACGAGAAAAGGAGAGGGAAGAAGATACTCAGCTCATCTCACATCAGGAGTTTTACAACAATTCGGCCACCAACGAGAGGCATCAAGACTTCCAACACATCGACCATTTTCAGCACTTCCAGCCTAAGCTTCAGGTGTTCTCCCATAGCCAAGCCCACAATCAAGTCCCACGATCAGCTTTTCATCCAGTTAGCATGACCTCTCGCCCTCCAGAGAACCAGCAACCTCTGCACCAGGGATACACAGTGAGGAGCTACACACCTACAGAG ACATATCACGCCCGGCAACAGGACACAACCAAGCTCAACAGGAAGTACAGCCTGACTGAGAG GGACTACCCAAGCTGGAGGCAGGAGTACAGACCACCACAGAGTATTAGTCAGTACCAACACCACCCCCACCAGGTTCAACAGGGCCACAGACAACTCGATGGCAGCAGCAACGACCACAATGGATACGCCTttgctcctcctccagctcctcttgCACAACGAGGACGAGCCATGTCTGAAAATGACCTGCGCTTCGACAGCAGCCACCGCTGGTCGCCATCAGTTTCAGTGGCGACCAGCCAGACATTGAGCGAGGTGGAGGAAAGTGCAGGTGGTGCCAGGGCTGGAGAACGGGCAAGCGCTGCCAGGCAAAACAAGAAGAGGATGCCGCCTCCGCCGCGGCCACCTCCTCCAAAGTGGGAACAATTCCACCGCAGGCGGGCATCTCACCACACCTTGTTCTtcacctctcctccttcttcttctgctgatgCTTCACATCCCACCGCACCCCCGCAGCAACACTATATGACTCACTCATCCTCATACTTCCCATCACCTGAACTATCCAGGCAGAGGTCCTACAGTCTTCCACCAGAGAGGCAGGAAGTGTTGGAGGGTTGTCCTCGCTGCAGCTGCAACCAAACCCAAAACCAGGAACGCACATTTGTCCACGACCTACCAGCTCAGAATCAAACACAGCTCCAGGAGCGTCACCCATTGTCCCATGGTCCGTCCAGTCAGAACCAACCTCGAATGCAGGATCACCACCTGTTTTCCCACTCTAATGCAAATCAGGCACAATTTCAGGAACATCCCTTTACTGTTGCTCCACCCAGCCCAATGCTCTCCAGAAGGGCCTTCAGACCAGTGACTCCACCCCAGAGAGAGGACGAAAGAAACCTGAGGGACACGTATGTTGACCagcaggagagagcagaggtttcatttccacctcctccaccaccaccagcagagagcagtgtGAACAG TTTATCTGATATTGACGTCAGCTGCAGCCTCAACCAGTCCAGAATAACAGAAAGACATcacaaacaacagcacattGTTAGACCTGGAGTAGAGTGGGAGGGAGCTCCAAGTCTCGTAGCCCATAGCGACACAAGTCTTCCTCATGCTGCAGAAAATGGAGATGTTGGTGGAGTTTTACCTCCTGAATCCTACTTTGCCATAGAGCAGCAGCCACCACTCAGTATGAACAGAGGCTTCCAGAGTGTTGAGCAGCAGACGATTCAAGAACCAGGAACAGAATCTGAGACCACCCTCAGCCCAAGTTCTGCGCACAGCCTGGAGGCAGACCTGGACATCCCCATGGAAACAGACATCGATGATTTCCAGGAGGAAGAGCTTCCCGTGGAGGATGAACCGATCACCAGCGAGCTCCCGTGCTTCGCGCTGCCAGTTACGGTCCTGGAGACAGACATCGACACCTTACCGGATTCTGAGGCATCGGCATCAGGCAGGACGAGGGCGGACAGCAGCTCAGTGGAGGAGGAGTTGGAGGCCAGGGAGGAGCTCTTCCCCCAGAGTAGTGAGGGAGAGTCGAGCACGGAGAGCTGGAGAGGAGCCTACCAAGCCATGGAGTCCAACACCGACAGCTTGGATAG GCGGTCCGGCGCGAGCTCCAGCTGTTCGTCCTATTACAGCACGTCGGCAGCGAAGGCTCAGCTTCTGTCACAGATGAAGGACATTGCTGATAACAGAGAGAAGGACAAGGACGACGAGCTGACTTACAAG AAACAGCTGATGGAGAGCCTCCGCAAGAAGCTGGGAGTGCTGAGAGAGGCTCAGAGGGGGCTGCAGGAGGACATCAGAGCCAATGCACAGCTGGGAGAGGAG GTGGAGAGCATGGTGGTGTCGGTGTGTAAGCCCAACGAGGTTGACAAGTTCCGCATGTTCATCGGCGATCTGGATAAGGTGGTTAGCCTGCTGTTGTCGCTGTCTGGGAGGCTGCTGAGAGTGGAGGCCACGCTGGATACACTGGACCCTGAGACTGAGCACGATGAGAGG CTCCCTCTGCAGGAGAAGAAGCGTCAGCTCATGAGGCAGCTGTCCGAAGCTCAGGACCTGAAGGATCACGTTGACCGCAGAGAGCAGGCAGTGAGCCGTGTGCTGGCCCGCTGCCTCTCGCCTGAACAGCACAGAGACTACAG CCACTTTGTGAAGATGAAGGCCGCCCTGCTGGTGGAGCAGAGGCAGCTGGAGGACAAGATCCGGCTGGGAGAAGAGCAGCTGAGGGGGCTGAGAGAGAGTCTGGGGCTGGGACTGGGAATGGGTATAGGAATGTCGATGGGATACggacaattttaa